From Falco cherrug isolate bFalChe1 chromosome 4, bFalChe1.pri, whole genome shotgun sequence, one genomic window encodes:
- the GAD2 gene encoding glutamate decarboxylase 2 isoform X3, with product MIPSDLERRILEAKQKGFVPFLVSATAGTTVYGAFDPLIAIADICKKYKIWMHVDGAWGGGLLMSRKHKWKLNGVERANSVTWNPHKMMGVPLQCSALLVREEGLMQSCNQMHASYLFQQDKHYDLSYDTGDKALQCGRHVDVFKLWLMWRAKGTTGFEAQIDKCLELAEYLYNKIKNREGYEMVFDGKPQHTNVCFWYIPPSLRSMEDNEERMSRLMKVAPVIKARMMEYGTTMVSYQPLGDKVNFFRMVISNPAATHQDIDFLIDEIERLGQDL from the exons ATGATCCCATCAGACCTTGAAAGAAGAATTCTTGAAGCCAAACAAAAA GGATTTGTTCCTTTTCTGGTGAGTGCCACAGCTGGGACAACAGTGTACGGGGCGTTTGATCCTCTCATAGCCATTGCAGACATCTgcaagaaatacaaaatctgGATGCACGTAGAT GGAGCGTGGGGTGGCGGGCTCCTGATgtcaagaaaacacaaatggaaGTTAAATGGCGTTGAAAG GGCCAATTCAGTAACGTGGAACCCTCACAAGATGATGGGCGTCCCGCTGCAGTGTTCAGCCCTGCTAGTAAGAGAAGAG GGATTGATGCAGAGTTGCAATCAAATGCATGCTTCCTACCTCTTTCAACAAGACAAACACTATGACCTGTCTTACGACACAGGAGACAAGGCTTTGCAATGTGGGCGGCATGTTGATGTCTTCAAGCTATGGCTGATGTGGAGAGCAAAG GGAACCACAGGATTTGAAGCACAAATTGATAAGTGCTTGGAACTTGCAGAATACctatacaataaaataaagaacagagaAGGGTATGAAATGGTGTTTGATGGAAAG cCTCAGCACACAAATGTTTGCTTCTGGTATATACCTCCCAGCTTGCGCAGTATGGAAGACAATGAAGAAAGAATGAGCCGCCTTATGAAG GTGGCACCAGTGATAAAAGCCAGGATGATGGAGTATGGCACAACCATGGTGAGCTATCAGCCCCTGGGAGACAAAGTAAACTTCTTCCGGATGGTAATCTCAAACCCCGCAGCAACTCACCAAGACATTGATTTCCTGATTGATGAAATAGAACGCCTGGGACAAGATTTATAA
- the GAD2 gene encoding glutamate decarboxylase 2 isoform X2 encodes MYAMLIARFKMFPEVKEKGMAAIPRLVAFTSEHSHFSVKKGAAALGIGTDSVILIRCDERGKMIPSDLERRILEAKQKGFVPFLVSATAGTTVYGAFDPLIAIADICKKYKIWMHVDGAWGGGLLMSRKHKWKLNGVERANSVTWNPHKMMGVPLQCSALLVREEGLMQSCNQMHASYLFQQDKHYDLSYDTGDKALQCGRHVDVFKLWLMWRAKGTTGFEAQIDKCLELAEYLYNKIKNREGYEMVFDGKPQHTNVCFWYIPPSLRSMEDNEERMSRLMKVAPVIKARMMEYGTTMVSYQPLGDKVNFFRMVISNPAATHQDIDFLIDEIERLGQDL; translated from the exons agtcacttttctgtgaagaaaggagctgcagccttgggTATTGGTACAGATAGTGTGATTTTGATTAGATGCGATGAGAG AGGGAAAATGATCCCATCAGACCTTGAAAGAAGAATTCTTGAAGCCAAACAAAAA GGATTTGTTCCTTTTCTGGTGAGTGCCACAGCTGGGACAACAGTGTACGGGGCGTTTGATCCTCTCATAGCCATTGCAGACATCTgcaagaaatacaaaatctgGATGCACGTAGAT GGAGCGTGGGGTGGCGGGCTCCTGATgtcaagaaaacacaaatggaaGTTAAATGGCGTTGAAAG GGCCAATTCAGTAACGTGGAACCCTCACAAGATGATGGGCGTCCCGCTGCAGTGTTCAGCCCTGCTAGTAAGAGAAGAG GGATTGATGCAGAGTTGCAATCAAATGCATGCTTCCTACCTCTTTCAACAAGACAAACACTATGACCTGTCTTACGACACAGGAGACAAGGCTTTGCAATGTGGGCGGCATGTTGATGTCTTCAAGCTATGGCTGATGTGGAGAGCAAAG GGAACCACAGGATTTGAAGCACAAATTGATAAGTGCTTGGAACTTGCAGAATACctatacaataaaataaagaacagagaAGGGTATGAAATGGTGTTTGATGGAAAG cCTCAGCACACAAATGTTTGCTTCTGGTATATACCTCCCAGCTTGCGCAGTATGGAAGACAATGAAGAAAGAATGAGCCGCCTTATGAAG GTGGCACCAGTGATAAAAGCCAGGATGATGGAGTATGGCACAACCATGGTGAGCTATCAGCCCCTGGGAGACAAAGTAAACTTCTTCCGGATGGTAATCTCAAACCCCGCAGCAACTCACCAAGACATTGATTTCCTGATTGATGAAATAGAACGCCTGGGACAAGATTTATAA